One genomic window of Paraburkholderia phytofirmans PsJN includes the following:
- a CDS encoding aldehyde dehydrogenase — protein sequence MDKKSFAFWQDKAATLSIEGRAFIDGEYRDAEGGRTFDCLSPIDGKLLAKVADSGAADVDAAVAAARRAFDSGVWSGLNPRQRKAVLLRWAASIREHMDELALLETLDAGKPIADTTSVDVPGAAYCVEWFAEAIDKIGGEVAPADHHLLGLVTREPIGVVAAVVPWNFPILMASWKFGPALAAGNSVVLKPSEKSPLTAIRLAQLALDAGIPAGVFNVVPGAGEPGKLLALHQDVDCLAFTGSTNVGKLIMQYAGQSNLKRVWLELGGKSPNIVMPDCPDMDRAANAAAGAIFYNMGEMCTAGSRLLVHRDIKDVFIDKLIAAARSYTPGNPLDPDTSMGAIVDKVQLERVLGYIEAGRAEAKLLLGGARVKEDTGGFYIEPTIFEIPGSGAKVAREEIFGPVLSVITFDTVEEAIRIANDSEYGLAAAVWTSNLTTAHEVSRKLRAGTVWVNCYDEGGDMNFPFGGYKQSGNGRDKSLHALEKYTELKSTLVRLR from the coding sequence TTTCGCTTTCTGGCAAGACAAGGCCGCTACACTATCGATCGAAGGCCGCGCGTTTATCGACGGTGAATACCGTGATGCCGAGGGTGGCCGCACGTTCGACTGCCTGAGTCCGATCGACGGCAAGCTGCTCGCCAAAGTCGCCGACAGCGGCGCGGCCGATGTCGACGCCGCCGTTGCGGCCGCACGCCGCGCGTTCGACTCCGGCGTGTGGTCGGGCCTCAACCCGCGCCAGCGTAAAGCCGTGCTGCTGCGCTGGGCCGCGTCGATTCGCGAGCACATGGACGAACTCGCACTGCTCGAAACGCTCGACGCCGGCAAGCCGATCGCCGACACCACCAGCGTCGACGTACCGGGCGCGGCGTATTGCGTCGAATGGTTCGCTGAAGCCATCGACAAAATCGGCGGTGAAGTCGCGCCGGCCGATCATCATCTGCTCGGACTCGTCACGCGTGAGCCGATCGGCGTGGTGGCAGCGGTCGTGCCGTGGAATTTCCCGATCCTGATGGCCTCGTGGAAATTCGGCCCGGCGTTGGCGGCGGGCAATAGCGTGGTGCTCAAGCCATCGGAGAAGTCGCCGCTCACTGCGATCCGCCTCGCGCAACTCGCACTGGACGCAGGCATTCCCGCCGGCGTCTTCAACGTGGTGCCGGGCGCGGGCGAACCGGGCAAGCTGCTGGCGCTGCATCAGGACGTAGACTGCCTCGCCTTCACCGGCTCGACCAACGTCGGCAAGCTGATCATGCAGTACGCCGGGCAATCGAACCTCAAACGCGTGTGGCTCGAACTCGGCGGCAAGTCGCCGAACATCGTGATGCCGGATTGCCCGGATATGGACCGCGCGGCGAATGCGGCAGCGGGGGCGATCTTCTACAACATGGGCGAAATGTGTACGGCGGGTTCGCGCCTGCTCGTGCATCGCGACATCAAGGACGTCTTCATCGACAAGCTGATCGCCGCGGCGCGCAGCTATACGCCGGGCAATCCGCTCGATCCGGACACGTCGATGGGCGCGATCGTCGACAAGGTTCAGCTCGAACGCGTGCTCGGCTATATCGAGGCAGGCCGTGCGGAAGCCAAACTGTTGCTCGGCGGCGCGCGCGTGAAAGAGGACACCGGCGGCTTCTATATCGAGCCGACCATCTTCGAGATTCCGGGTTCCGGCGCGAAGGTCGCGCGTGAGGAAATCTTCGGGCCGGTGTTGTCGGTGATCACGTTCGACACGGTGGAGGAGGCGATCAGGATCGCTAACGACAGCGAATATGGTCTCGCCGCTGCCGTCTGGACCTCGAACCTGACCACCGCGCACGAGGTGTCGCGCAAACTCCGCGCCGGCACAGTCTGGGTCAATTGCTACGACGAAGGCGGCGACATGAACTTCCCGTTCGGCGGCTACAAGCAATCGGGCAATGGCCGCGATAAGTCGCTGCATGCGTTGGAAAA